One genomic segment of Intestinimonas butyriciproducens includes these proteins:
- a CDS encoding BMP family ABC transporter substrate-binding protein, which translates to MKKRILALFLAGAMTLSLAACSGGSGNSTPAPADTTAPADTSAPADTTEPAKTVKVGLICIGDENDQGYTYNFVRGKEAATEALAAKGIEVEWVVKWNIGEDSGCEDANIELAEEGCDLIINNSYGFEPYMLKVAPDYPEVEFISCTNQGSWNDGLENTHNAFANIYEGRYLAGVVAGMKMQEMIDNGDITPEQAVIGYVGAYSFAEVISGFTAYYLGAKSMCPSTTMKVQFVGSWSNATEEGNAAAALCDLGCIMISQHSDNTSPATTAQSKGAFSCGYNNDMISVAPEASLISTRIDWSVYFEYAIEAVANGESFDQDWCHGMDMGAVVMTDLNEAIAAEGTAEKLAEVEKAIHDGTLQVFDTSTFTIDGAELTQAFALDTDGDFTPDSEEAVFDGAFHESYFQSAPYFALTIDGIEWLNSAF; encoded by the coding sequence ATGAAGAAACGTATTCTTGCCCTGTTCCTGGCAGGCGCCATGACGCTGAGCCTCGCCGCATGCTCCGGCGGCTCCGGCAACTCCACCCCGGCCCCCGCCGACACCACCGCCCCCGCGGATACTTCCGCGCCCGCCGACACCACTGAGCCGGCTAAGACCGTGAAGGTGGGCCTCATCTGCATCGGCGACGAGAACGACCAGGGCTATACCTACAACTTTGTCCGCGGCAAGGAGGCCGCCACCGAGGCGTTGGCCGCCAAAGGCATCGAGGTGGAGTGGGTCGTCAAGTGGAACATCGGCGAGGACTCCGGCTGTGAGGACGCCAATATCGAGCTGGCCGAGGAGGGCTGCGACCTCATCATCAACAACTCCTACGGCTTTGAGCCTTACATGCTGAAGGTGGCTCCCGATTATCCCGAGGTGGAGTTCATCTCCTGCACCAACCAGGGCTCCTGGAACGACGGGCTGGAGAACACCCACAACGCCTTCGCCAACATCTACGAGGGCCGTTATCTGGCCGGCGTGGTGGCCGGCATGAAGATGCAGGAGATGATCGACAACGGCGACATCACCCCCGAGCAGGCCGTGATCGGCTATGTGGGCGCCTATTCCTTCGCGGAAGTGATCTCCGGCTTCACCGCCTACTATCTGGGCGCCAAGAGCATGTGCCCCAGCACTACCATGAAGGTCCAGTTCGTGGGCTCCTGGTCCAACGCCACGGAAGAGGGGAACGCCGCCGCCGCGCTGTGCGACCTGGGCTGCATCATGATCTCCCAGCACTCCGACAACACCTCTCCCGCCACCACCGCCCAGTCCAAGGGCGCTTTCAGCTGCGGTTACAACAACGACATGATCTCCGTGGCCCCCGAAGCCTCACTCATCTCCACCCGCATCGACTGGTCCGTTTACTTTGAGTACGCCATCGAGGCCGTTGCCAACGGCGAGAGCTTTGACCAGGACTGGTGCCACGGCATGGATATGGGAGCCGTGGTCATGACCGATCTCAACGAGGCCATTGCCGCCGAGGGCACCGCCGAGAAGCTGGCCGAGGTGGAAAAGGCCATCCATGACGGGACCCTCCAGGTGTTCGACACCTCCACCTTCACCATTGACGGCGCTGAGCTGACCCAGGCCTTTGCGCTGGATACCGACGGCGACTTCACGCCCGACTCCGAGGAGGCCGTGTTTGATGGCGCGTTCCACGAGTCCTACTTCCAGTCCGCTCCCTACTTCGCCCTGACCATTGACGGCATCGAGTGGCTGAACTCCGCATTCTGA
- a CDS encoding xanthine phosphoribosyltransferase codes for MKLLEDRIRKDGKIKGGDVLKVDSFLNHQMDVDLFNEIGKEFQRLYGDCGVTKILTIEASGIGIACVTAQFFHCPVIFAKKNKTKNIAGDVYTSQVESFTHGKVYDIIVAKEFLLPTDRVLLIDDFLANGSALQGLINLVRDAGATLVGAGICVEKAFQPGGDLIRSMGVRVESLARVKSMSEENGITFC; via the coding sequence ATGAAGCTTTTGGAGGATCGGATCCGGAAGGACGGAAAGATTAAGGGCGGCGACGTCCTCAAGGTGGACAGTTTTCTGAACCATCAGATGGACGTGGACCTCTTCAATGAGATCGGCAAGGAGTTTCAGCGGCTGTACGGGGACTGCGGAGTCACCAAGATTTTGACCATCGAGGCATCGGGGATCGGGATCGCGTGTGTGACTGCGCAGTTTTTTCATTGCCCGGTGATCTTCGCCAAAAAAAATAAGACAAAGAATATCGCGGGGGATGTCTATACCTCTCAGGTGGAGTCCTTTACCCACGGCAAGGTGTATGATATCATTGTGGCCAAGGAGTTTCTGCTTCCCACCGATCGGGTCCTGCTCATTGACGATTTCCTGGCCAACGGCTCGGCGCTGCAGGGACTCATCAATCTGGTCCGGGATGCGGGCGCCACCTTGGTTGGGGCGGGCATCTGCGTGGAAAAGGCGTTTCAGCCCGGCGGAGACCTGATCCGCAGCATGGGCGTCCGGGTGGAATCTCTGGCGCGGGTCAAGTCCATGAGCGAGGAGAACGGGATCACGTTCTGCTGA